The window TAATGAAAAATTGCCGTACACTAGGCTTAAATTTGCGCTTTTTGTGCTTTTTTCACTACCACTTTTTGCGGAAATTGGGCTTGAAATAGCTTTTTTTGTAGGGCTAAATATTAGCAAAATAGTCAGTTGTTGCGGTACACTCTTTTCAGCGACAAGTAGCTCCTATATTTCGCTCTTTTTTGTGGTGGATGAATTACTTTGGGTAGGAGGTTTTTATGGGTTTTTTGCACTATCTATCGTCGCTTTTAGGCTTAAAAATACTCCTGTTATGATCTTTGCCAATAGTATGTTTTTAATCTTTTCAATCATCTCGTTAATCGTCTTTTTTAGTCCTTACGTGTATGAGCTTCCAACACACCGTTGCCCATTTTGCCTTCTGCAAAAAGAGTATTATTATGTGGGGTATCTGCTCTATACACTGCTCTTTGCAGGAACGTTTTACGGTATTGGTGGTGGGGCATTGGCACTACTGAGCAAAAAAGCTCAACCCTCTTTTATGAAAGCTTCTATCTGTTTGAATATGCTTTATCTCGCGATAATTTCTTCCTATCCTTTAATCTATTATGTTAAAAATGGAGTCTGGTTGTGAAAAATAAAGTGATGATGTTGGTGCTTATTTTACTGCCTTTAGTGGCATTAGCAGCGCTCTTTTGGTTTTTACATGTAAAGAATCAACTCCCAACGGAAATCACCAATACACTCAAAGCTCCTTTGGAGTTTAAAGACAATACCGTTCAATGCCCCCAGTGTCATATGTTCATCGTGGGTAAAAAATACACTGCTCAGATCATCACGAATGATCTCATAACGCATATTTTTGATGATATTGGGTGTGCCATTTTATGGCTTAAAGAGCATAAAATTGAGCCATATAGCATCACCTTTTGGGTGTATAGCAATGATACAAACCGTTACATAGATGCCTTTACTGCTTTTTACAGGATTGATGATGCAACGCCGATGCAGTATGGTTTTGGAGCGTATGAGAAGCACAAAGAGAGTATGATTGAGTTTAGTGAAATGCGGCTTCGTATGCTTCGGGGCGAAAACATGAGTGATTCTAAAGTTAAACACCATTTACAAGGACACTAAAATGAAAGTAGCGATGAGTGGAGCCAGTGGATTTGTTGCCAATGCGTTGAAGCAGAAGTTTCCCAATTATGTTGTCATTGAACGCGGTGATGATGTGGAAGCCATTAAACGCAAACTCGTAGGTGTGCAAGCCGTTTTTAATCTCGCAGGGGCGCCTATCGTTGCCAAATGGGATGAGGCGTATAAAAAAGTGTTGTACTCAAGCCGTATTGATACGACCAAAAAACTAGTCGAAGCGATCAATCAAAGTGAGGTCGAGCATTTTATCTCTACGTCTGCGGTTGGCATTTATCCCAATAATGTCCCGTGTGATGAAGAGACGCAAAAATTTGGCGAAGATTTTCTAGGGAAACTCGCCCTTGCTTGGGAAAGCGAGGCGCTAAAATGCACGAAACGTACGACAATATTACGTTTTGGTGTCGTGCTTGGTCGTGATGGAGGTGCTTTGGAGAAGATGTTACCTGCCTTTAAAATAGGGCTTGGTGGTATCATTGGTGATGGAAAAATGGTAACCAGTTGGATTGATATTGACGACTTAGTTTCCATCTATGCGTTTGTTTTAGACCACAAGTGTGAAGGCATCTTCAATGCCACTGCGCCACAACCGCTCAGCAATTACACATTTACCAAAATACTAGGCAAAGTACTGCATCGACCTACCTTTTTCCCCGTACCTTCTTTTATCATTAAAATGCTCTTTGGTGAAGGCTCAACGGTTTTGCTGGATAGTAAAGAAGCCTATCCTAAAGCGCTTTTAGGCAAAGGGTTTGTATTTGCGTACCCTGATTTGGAGAGCTCTCTTCAAAAGATTTTAGCTTAGCGTTTTTCCAAAAAAAGTCGGATGCCAAGACCTATCATCACGATGCCAGAGATGGCATCAAGGCTTTGGCGTACACTTTTTTTCGTGATAAAACCATTGGCAGAGACAATAGTATAGATCAAAATAGCTTGCCAGAGTGTTGCAATGCTAAAATGAATCAATGCTAGAAAGAGTGATTGAGCAAGTGCTGAGTGCTCATGTGAGATAAATTGTGGCAAAAATGCCATGTAAAAAATAACCGCTTTAGGGTTTAAAACATTCGATAAAAACCCTTCTTGCATCGAGATCCAAAATGAAAAAGGTTTCTTTTGGATGACGGTTTGGTGCATTTTCTTGGCGTTCCAAAACGATTTGAGTGAGTTAAAACCAAGCCAAAGTAAGTAAAGTGCCCCTATCGTTTTTAAAAATGTAAAGGCAGTTGCCGAGTAGAGTAAAATCGCTGAAATACCCACAGCCGAGAGTGTTGCATGAACAAAAAGCCCCAAACAAATTCCAAAACTTGAAACCAGTCCATCTTTTGCCCCGCCACGCATCGTATTGCGAATGACGATCATTGTATCGGCCCCTGGGGTCATCGTAAGCAGTGTAATGGCGATTAAAAAAGTCCAAAGATCAAGTGGCATACTATTCCTTTTACATGTAAAGCTTCAAAATTTCATAACATCGTTTTAACAACCCATTTTAGGACTAAAAGATGGGTTAATTCAAAGAATTTTAAAATTTTACAGCAAGAGGGCTAAAAAGATATTGACTTCTTATTTGAAAACGGTTATCATTTCGTAAAATAAAAAGAGGTGAAAGATGTCCGAAGCGTATTCAACCCTAAATGAAATAAGTAGGCGTTTTGATAAAGAAGATTTGGTACTCCTTGCAAAGCATCCTGATTTGTGTTTTACGATCAACAGTTATGATCTTTTTTCACATCATATCTTTAGTCGTGTCAAACGTCAAAACCCTGATAAATTGATTACGCATGAAGAAGAACGCATTGTGATTCAAAGCGAGGAGAGTGCTGAAGCGTTGCATCTTTATCCGACATGGAAAACCATCGAACAACGCGTTGAAATGGAAGCATGCGAAGAGGTGAATCGTGCGATTGATTTACTCGAATCTTTGGAGTGCAAGCATATCTATCTCCTGTTTCCTAGAAGTGCAAATTTTAGAAAACATTTGCCTATTCGTAGCCCCAAACTTGATGCTTTAGGCATTGAGTACACATTAAAGTTAGTACCTTATACCATCTATTAAATCTTACAAAGGAGAATGAGTTTATGAAAACAGCACTATTTTATGGAAGTACGAACGGCAATACGGCCGATGCGGCTTTAAAAATACAAAAACGTTTAAATACGGATATTTACGATGTGGGAAAACTAAAAAATGGAGATGATCTTGCCAAATACGAGATGCTCATTTTAGGCACTTCCACATGGTATGATGGTGATTTACAAGATGATTGGGACAGCTTTATGGCTCATCTCAAATCTGCGGATCTCAGTGGCAAAATCGTAGCACTCTTTGGTTTAGGAGATCAAGAAGGGTACGGCAGTGATTTTGTAAGTGGTATGCGCCTTATTTACGATATAGTCATCGAAAAAGGTGCTAAAGTCATTGGTTCATGGGATGATAGTGGCTACTCATATGAGAGTTCAGCTTCGGTGATTGATGGTAAATTTGTGGGACTTGCGCTTGATGAAGACAATCAAAGTGAACTCACAGATAACCGTATAGCAACATGGTGCAATCAATTGGAAACTTCGCTAAAGGAGTGCGCATGAGTGTAGCATGCACAGAGCCAAATATTAAGGCGAATTTACTGTCAAAAAACAAGAATCAATCGGATGAAAAACGCGAAAAGAGTGCGAAAGAACGCCTCCTTTTTTGCAAATGCACGTGCTAAATTAAGAAGAGAAGGCTAATCGCCTTCTCTTTATTCTTGAACGACAACCTTATAAGCGTAGTAAAAGTCTGCATCATACCCCTCAATTTTACACTTAATTGGCTCTTTACATGTAAGCCACTCTTTCTTGATAATCAGTGCAACATACATCTCAGCATCGTAAAGACGTAGCTCGTATTTTTTGAGTTTTGGCTTTGGAATCGCAAAGGTGTAGATAAGTTTTTTGTTCTCAAAAGACGCCCCAAATTCAATGACGCGTTTAAGATCGAACTCATCTTTGCCATCG is drawn from Sulfurospirillum arsenophilum NBRC 109478 and contains these coding sequences:
- a CDS encoding TIGR01777 family oxidoreductase — translated: MKVAMSGASGFVANALKQKFPNYVVIERGDDVEAIKRKLVGVQAVFNLAGAPIVAKWDEAYKKVLYSSRIDTTKKLVEAINQSEVEHFISTSAVGIYPNNVPCDEETQKFGEDFLGKLALAWESEALKCTKRTTILRFGVVLGRDGGALEKMLPAFKIGLGGIIGDGKMVTSWIDIDDLVSIYAFVLDHKCEGIFNATAPQPLSNYTFTKILGKVLHRPTFFPVPSFIIKMLFGEGSTVLLDSKEAYPKALLGKGFVFAYPDLESSLQKILA
- a CDS encoding flavodoxin, with product MKTALFYGSTNGNTADAALKIQKRLNTDIYDVGKLKNGDDLAKYEMLILGTSTWYDGDLQDDWDSFMAHLKSADLSGKIVALFGLGDQEGYGSDFVSGMRLIYDIVIEKGAKVIGSWDDSGYSYESSASVIDGKFVGLALDEDNQSELTDNRIATWCNQLETSLKECA
- a CDS encoding nitrous oxide reductase accessory protein NosL encodes the protein MKNKVMMLVLILLPLVALAALFWFLHVKNQLPTEITNTLKAPLEFKDNTVQCPQCHMFIVGKKYTAQIITNDLITHIFDDIGCAILWLKEHKIEPYSITFWVYSNDTNRYIDAFTAFYRIDDATPMQYGFGAYEKHKESMIEFSEMRLRMLRGENMSDSKVKHHLQGH
- a CDS encoding LysE family translocator is translated as MPLDLWTFLIAITLLTMTPGADTMIVIRNTMRGGAKDGLVSSFGICLGLFVHATLSAVGISAILLYSATAFTFLKTIGALYLLWLGFNSLKSFWNAKKMHQTVIQKKPFSFWISMQEGFLSNVLNPKAVIFYMAFLPQFISHEHSALAQSLFLALIHFSIATLWQAILIYTIVSANGFITKKSVRQSLDAISGIVMIGLGIRLFLEKR